From Vanrija pseudolonga chromosome 1, complete sequence, a single genomic window includes:
- the Papd4 gene encoding Poly(A) RNA polymerase GLD2, whose protein sequence is MAGTAIRQHAAAHSFHLIDLDQLDDSQPLTPKDTSYTSHEAYTSHEPRPSTTFPHTLPPSCTDNSADLIHLGSSDTTLRDLAYSPSSPPDYPVHDFLLSGYGYDPLRPSDSSPIHNPRTPSPFPSSDIGREVLTFDYPLSPPPPLIMATQTITSTWEQGGARPNPLNAADAPFERYRALPSPRLSTPAAVVRSEQTDKLQQAIMASWRGSEPGPERTAAIVALLARLTALVNRHSYVDNPRGNRYRVDVFGSVSWGGETKKSSDLDLVIVDTRLLQGYIPSLWKVPVGGQSLGSSRGSRTPQNDKVPLIYDMYWLANKLRNTPGYSEVTPITKANTPIVKFKTGGLECDINCNDMGGWYNSLLIQAYARVSPYVFRPMIHALKKWAAVHNLNDYTVRSKTPTTMSSYCLTLMAIAYLQKIEALPNLQKGVVVPPECDPTDLRQRDAIWISWGREQGQLAHIWFRQEAPAGWTTKHPHLTAAQAVFGFFRYYCGQRGERDVFDPRTQFVSVLNGGILIRPHPQNTLTRERQDFRQRMDPNTSREEVVRAMAEYDYEIDSQEKYMGTAAGKIAPRKWDEKRLVVQDPFIWDKNCAAGMSKEGLDRFFKTAVASYRLLEDADTSLTDLLALKV, encoded by the exons ATGGCAGGTACAGCAATCCGACAACATGCCGCAGCCCACTCCTTCCACCTCATCGACTTGGACCAACTTGACGACTCACAACCCCTCACACCAAAGGATACCTCATACACCAGTCACGAGGCCTACACAAGCCACGAACCGCGCCCCTCAACCACCTTCCCACACACACTACCACCGAGCTGCACAGACAACTCGGCAGACCTCATCCACCTCGGCAGTTCGGACACGACTCTGCGAGATCTCGCCTACTCGCCCAGCAGCCCGCCAGACTACCCCGTTCACGACTTCCTTCTCTCGGGGTACGGATACGACCCGCTCCGTCCCAG CGACTCGTCACCGATCCATAACccccgcacgccgtcgccttTCCCCTCTTCAGACATCGGCCGCGAAGTCTTGACTTTCGACTACCCCCTCtctcctccaccaccgctcATCATGGCGACTCAGACCATCACCTCTACCTGggagcagggcggcgcgcgccctaacccgctcaacgccgccgacgccccgtTTGAGCGGTACCGCGCCTTGCCATCGCCCCGGCTATCGACCCCTGCGGCGGTCGTGCGCTCGGAGCAGACCGACAAGCTGCAACAGGCGATCATGGCCTCTTGGCGCGGGAGTGAGCCAGGCCCGGAGCGGACAGCGGCGATCGTCGCCCTGCTCGCGCGGCTCACGGCGCTGGTGAACCGCCATTCGTACGTGGACAACCCGCGTGGCAACCGGTACCGCGTCGACGTGTTCGGCAGCGTCAGCTGGGGCGGGGAGACGAAGAAGAGCAGCGACCTGGACTTGGTGATTGTCGACACGCGCCTCCTGCAGGGGTACATTCCGTCACTTTGGAAGGTGCCCGTCGGCGGGCAGTCGCTCGGCAGCTCACGCGGCTCGCGTACCCCTCAAAACGACAAGGTTCCGCTCATCTACGACATGTACTGGCTCGCGAACAAGCTGCGGAATACGCCAGGCTATTCAGAGGTCACGCCGATCACCAAGGCGAACACCCCCATTGTCAAGTTCAAAACTGGCGGTCTGGAGTGCGACATCAACTGCAACGACATGGGCGGGTGGTACAACTCGCTGCTGATCCAGGCGTATGCGCGTGTGTCGCCATACGTCTTCAGACCCATGATCCACGCGCTTAAGAAGTGGGCAGCGGTGCATAATCTCAACGACTATACAGTACGGAGCAAGACACCGACGACCATGTCGTCCTACTGCCTCACACTCATGGCGATTGCGTACCTGCAGAAGATTGAGGCGCTGCCAAATCTCCAGaagggcgtcgtcgtgccgccaGAATGCGACCCCACCGACCTGAGACAGAGGGACGCGATCTGGATCTCGTGGGGCAGAGAGCagggccagctcgcgcatATCTGGTTCAGGCAGGAggcgccggccggctggACGACAAAACACCCGCACTTGACGGCCGCGCAGGCCGTGTTTGGCTTCTTCCGCTACTACTGTGGGCAGCGGGGCGAGAGGGATGTGTTCGACCCGCGGACGCAGTTTGTGTCTGTCCTCAACGGCGGCATCCTGATCCGCCCGCACCCTCAAAACACGCTCACCCGCGAGCGCCAGGACTTTCGCCAGCGAATGGACCCCAATACGTcgagggaggaggtggtACGCGCAATGGCCGAATATGACTACGAGATCGACAGCCAAGAGAAGTAcatgggcacggcggcgggcaagaTCGCCCCGCGCAAGTGGGACGAGAAGCGTCTCGTCGTTCAGGACCCGTTCATCTgggacaag AACTGTGCGGCGGGCATGTCAAAGGAGGGGCTGGACCGCTTCTTTAAA ACCGCGGTCGCCAGCtaccgcctgctcgaggacgccgacacgTCGCTCACCGACCTTCTCGCGCTCAAGGTGTAG